One genomic region from Salvelinus sp. IW2-2015 linkage group LG12, ASM291031v2, whole genome shotgun sequence encodes:
- the LOC111970839 gene encoding ankyrin repeat domain-containing protein 34C-like isoform X2 — MSVPQDLLPDGSPLIGAARLGKLRLVRLLLEGGAQVNERNPGGETPLLAACKALRGEPTGPGTLKLLRYLLDNQADPNAQDRSGRTALMYSCMERAGAQLASTLLSAGADPSMEDYSGASAMVYAINAQHQPTLQVLLDACRAKGRDIIIITTEMGVSGGPVTRRYLNVLPSPDASPVTCMSPSDIIIKTGSPNSLEGENVFNFRGSGKRGSGSSSRFSPCELSPVDQSCITPPRQRQWSEPWLAIHNLARLNKVYQEGRRERKVEEEKEGREEGGKGEKGYLDHGLKKERREKAEQEEEVGDDKESQSVHLYHKEITSGASCSLLFPTEEHLFQAAQSRLSPERRLAPGGSTLDLYREHPSTQTALHCRGGSNLIGGDPMTRKCCVDRLPPCSPSRWQGARRNTLPSLTPAPPLLHLPPLSCHESHLQVPPLGLPVAGVGMVCRTQLPSPSPLSLTPPLFRTLSSSPALPFKAIFRPGFLPPLPLSTSSSIPALLLSTSSSSSFVPPLPPSSERSPRRHSIQLEPLRGDEERRRNRGRTEETRGRGGKEERE; from the exons ATGTCGGTCCCCCAGGACCTCCTGCCAGACGGCAGTCCCCTGATTGGAGCAGCGAGGCTGGGGAAGCTTCGCCTCGTTAGGCTGCTCCTGGAGGGGGGTGCCCAGGTCAACGAGAGAAACCCAGGAGGAGAGACTCCTCTCCTGGCAGCGTGTAAAGCCCTGAGAGGGGAACCCACTGGACCTGGAACCCTGAAACTGCTCAGATACCTACTAGACAACCAG GCAGACCCTAATGCCCAGGACCGGTCAGGCCGTACAGCTCTGATGTATTCCTGTATGGAGAGGGCTGGAGCTCAGCTagcctctactctcctctcagcTGGAGCTGACCCCAGTATGGAGGACTACTCTGGAGCTTCAGCTATGGTCTACGCTATCAACGCACAGCACCAGCCTACACTACag GTGCTACTGGACGCATGTCGCGCCAAAGGCcgtgacatcatcatcatcaccacggAGATGGGTGTGAGCGGAGGGCCGGTGACGAGGCGCTACCTGAACGTTCTGCCGTCTCCCGATGCATCACCTGTCACCTGCATGTCACCCTCTGACATCATCATCAAGACGGGCTCACCTAACTCACTTGAGGGAGAGAACGTGTTCAATTTCAGAGGATCag GTAAGAGGGGgagtggcagcagcagcagattcTCCCCATGTGAGCTGAGTCCAGTGGACCAGTCCTGTATCACCCCTCCCAGACAGCGACAGTGGTCTGAACCATGGCTAGCTATTCACAATCTGGCTCGACTAAACAAGGTCTaccaagagggaaggagggagaggaaggtagaggaagagaaagagggaagagaggaaggaggaaagggagaaaaagGTTATCTTGATCACGGCTtgaagaaggaaaggagggagaaggccgagcaagaggaagaggtgggAGATGACAAGGAGAGTCAATCTGTCCATCTCTACCATAAGGAAATCACTTCCGGGGCCTCttgttctctcctctttcctacaGAGGAGCACCTTTTCCAGGCAGCCCAGAGCAGACTGTCCCCTGAGAGGAGGCTAGCCCCTGGAGGTTCCACCTTGGATTTATACAGAGAACACCCCAGTACTCAAACTGCTTTACATTGTAGAGGGGGATCTAATCTCATCGGAGGCGACCCAATGACCCGGAAGTGCTGTGTGGACAGActtcctccctgctctccctctcgctgGCAGGGGGCTCGTAGGAACACCCTCCCCTCCTTGACTCCAGCTCCACCCCTTCTTCACCTGCCTCCCCTATCATGTCATGAGTCTCACCTACAGGTCCCACCCCTTGGCCTACCTGTTGCAGGTGTAGGTATGGTGTGTCGGACGCAGctgccctccccctcccctctttctctcactcccccccTTTTTcgcactctctcctcctcccccgctCTTCCCTTTAAAGCAATATTTAGACCAGGCTTTCtgcctcctctacccctctctacctcctcttccattcctgctctccttctctccacctcctcctcgtcctcctttgttccccctctccctccctctagtgAGAGGTCACCTCGACGTCACTCTATCCAGCTGGAGCCgctgagaggagacgaggagaggaggaggaatagaggaagaacagaggagacaagagggagaggaggaaaggaggagcggGAGTGA
- the LOC111970839 gene encoding ankyrin repeat domain-containing protein 34C-like isoform X1, whose product MLTHYLTFACLFDCLSLFLTISLPFPLLQTMSVPQDLLPDGSPLIGAARLGKLRLVRLLLEGGAQVNERNPGGETPLLAACKALRGEPTGPGTLKLLRYLLDNQADPNAQDRSGRTALMYSCMERAGAQLASTLLSAGADPSMEDYSGASAMVYAINAQHQPTLQVLLDACRAKGRDIIIITTEMGVSGGPVTRRYLNVLPSPDASPVTCMSPSDIIIKTGSPNSLEGENVFNFRGSGKRGSGSSSRFSPCELSPVDQSCITPPRQRQWSEPWLAIHNLARLNKVYQEGRRERKVEEEKEGREEGGKGEKGYLDHGLKKERREKAEQEEEVGDDKESQSVHLYHKEITSGASCSLLFPTEEHLFQAAQSRLSPERRLAPGGSTLDLYREHPSTQTALHCRGGSNLIGGDPMTRKCCVDRLPPCSPSRWQGARRNTLPSLTPAPPLLHLPPLSCHESHLQVPPLGLPVAGVGMVCRTQLPSPSPLSLTPPLFRTLSSSPALPFKAIFRPGFLPPLPLSTSSSIPALLLSTSSSSSFVPPLPPSSERSPRRHSIQLEPLRGDEERRRNRGRTEETRGRGGKEERE is encoded by the exons ATGCTAACTCACTATTTGACTTTcgcctgtctgtttgactgcctctctctttttcttactATCTCTctaccttttcctctcctccagaccATGTCGGTCCCCCAGGACCTCCTGCCAGACGGCAGTCCCCTGATTGGAGCAGCGAGGCTGGGGAAGCTTCGCCTCGTTAGGCTGCTCCTGGAGGGGGGTGCCCAGGTCAACGAGAGAAACCCAGGAGGAGAGACTCCTCTCCTGGCAGCGTGTAAAGCCCTGAGAGGGGAACCCACTGGACCTGGAACCCTGAAACTGCTCAGATACCTACTAGACAACCAG GCAGACCCTAATGCCCAGGACCGGTCAGGCCGTACAGCTCTGATGTATTCCTGTATGGAGAGGGCTGGAGCTCAGCTagcctctactctcctctcagcTGGAGCTGACCCCAGTATGGAGGACTACTCTGGAGCTTCAGCTATGGTCTACGCTATCAACGCACAGCACCAGCCTACACTACag GTGCTACTGGACGCATGTCGCGCCAAAGGCcgtgacatcatcatcatcaccacggAGATGGGTGTGAGCGGAGGGCCGGTGACGAGGCGCTACCTGAACGTTCTGCCGTCTCCCGATGCATCACCTGTCACCTGCATGTCACCCTCTGACATCATCATCAAGACGGGCTCACCTAACTCACTTGAGGGAGAGAACGTGTTCAATTTCAGAGGATCag GTAAGAGGGGgagtggcagcagcagcagattcTCCCCATGTGAGCTGAGTCCAGTGGACCAGTCCTGTATCACCCCTCCCAGACAGCGACAGTGGTCTGAACCATGGCTAGCTATTCACAATCTGGCTCGACTAAACAAGGTCTaccaagagggaaggagggagaggaaggtagaggaagagaaagagggaagagaggaaggaggaaagggagaaaaagGTTATCTTGATCACGGCTtgaagaaggaaaggagggagaaggccgagcaagaggaagaggtgggAGATGACAAGGAGAGTCAATCTGTCCATCTCTACCATAAGGAAATCACTTCCGGGGCCTCttgttctctcctctttcctacaGAGGAGCACCTTTTCCAGGCAGCCCAGAGCAGACTGTCCCCTGAGAGGAGGCTAGCCCCTGGAGGTTCCACCTTGGATTTATACAGAGAACACCCCAGTACTCAAACTGCTTTACATTGTAGAGGGGGATCTAATCTCATCGGAGGCGACCCAATGACCCGGAAGTGCTGTGTGGACAGActtcctccctgctctccctctcgctgGCAGGGGGCTCGTAGGAACACCCTCCCCTCCTTGACTCCAGCTCCACCCCTTCTTCACCTGCCTCCCCTATCATGTCATGAGTCTCACCTACAGGTCCCACCCCTTGGCCTACCTGTTGCAGGTGTAGGTATGGTGTGTCGGACGCAGctgccctccccctcccctctttctctcactcccccccTTTTTcgcactctctcctcctcccccgctCTTCCCTTTAAAGCAATATTTAGACCAGGCTTTCtgcctcctctacccctctctacctcctcttccattcctgctctccttctctccacctcctcctcgtcctcctttgttccccctctccctccctctagtgAGAGGTCACCTCGACGTCACTCTATCCAGCTGGAGCCgctgagaggagacgaggagaggaggaggaatagaggaagaacagaggagacaagagggagaggaggaaaggaggagcggGAGTGA